A single window of Vicia villosa cultivar HV-30 ecotype Madison, WI unplaced genomic scaffold, Vvil1.0 ctg.000977F_1_1, whole genome shotgun sequence DNA harbors:
- the LOC131632650 gene encoding phosphoenolpyruvate carboxykinase (ATP) 1-like, translating into MSPTKDKAIMENIDDEGSVQTVKANTIDELHSLQRKKNVTPKAGSQVDLNTYSGEERHKQRLESISASLASLTRETGPKVVKGDPALRSETQRVAHVPHQRITPTIAVSDSALKFTHVLYNLSPAELYEQAIKYEKGSFITSTGALATLSGAKTGRCPKDKRVVKDDLTENDLWWGKGSPNIEMDEHSFMVNRERAVDYLNSLDKVFVNDQFLNWDLENRIKVRIVSARAYHSLFMHNMCIRPTPTELEEFGTPDFTIYNAGQFPCNRYTHYMTSSTSVDINLARKEMVILGTQYAGEMKKGLFSLMHYLMPKLKILSLHSGCNMGKDGDVALFFGLSGTGKTTLSTDHNRYLIGDDEHCWSENGVSNIEGGCYAKCFDLSREKEPDIWNAIKFGTVVENVVFDDHFREVDYEDKSVTENTRAAYPIEYIPNVKLPCIGPHPKNVILLACDAFGVLPPVSKLSLSQTMYHFISGYTALVAGTEEGIKEPQATFSACFGAAFIMLHPTKYAAMLAEKMQNHGATGWLVNTGWSGGSYGSGNRIKLSYTRKIIDAIHSGSLLNVEYKKTEIFGLEIPTELEGFPSEILNPENTWSDKAAYKETLLKLAGLFKKNFETFTDYKIGEDNKLTEDILAAGPIF; encoded by the exons ATGTCTCCAACCAAAGACAAAGCTATAATGGAAAATATCGACGATGAGGGAAGTGTTCAAACGGTTAAGGCTAACACCATTGATGAGCTTCATTCACtacaaagaaagaaaaatgttACCCCCAAAGCCGGATCTCAGGTCGATTTAAATACTTATTCCGGGGAAGAGCGTCACAAACAACGACTTGAATCTATCAG TGCATCTCTAGCTTCATTGACAAGAGAAACTGGACCGAAGGTAGTGAAGGGAGATCCAGCTTTGAGATCAGAAACACAAAGAGTTGCTCATGTGCCTCACCAACGTATCACACCAACCATTGCTGTCAGTGACAGTGCCCTCAAGTTCACTCATGTTCTCTATAATCTCTCCCCAGCAG AACTTTATGAGCAAGCCATAAAGTACGAGAAAGGCTCGTTCATCACTTCAACCGGAGCCTTGGCCACGCTTTCAGGGGCCAAGACTGGTCGGTGTCCTAAAGATAAGCGTGTGGTGAAGGATGACCTCACTGAGAATGACCTTTGGTGGGGAAA GGGTTCGCCTAACATTGAGATGGACGAGCACAGTTTCATGGTGAATCGAGAAAGAGCCGTTGATTACTTGAACTCTTTGGATAAG GTTTTCGTGAATGATCAATTCTTGAACTGGGACTTAGAGAACAGAATCAAAGTTAGGATTGTTTCTGCTAGAGCTTATCattcactttttatgcacaacAT GTGCATTCGACCAACCCCTACAGAGCTTGAGGAATTTGGAACACCGGATTTCACTATTTACAATGCAGGACAGTTTCCGTGTAATCGTTATACACATTACATGACATCTTCAACGAGCGTTGATATTAATCTTGCGAGGAAAGAAATGGTGATTCTTGGAACCCAGTATGCTGGTGAAATGAAAAAGGGTCTTTTTAGTCTCATGCATTATCTCATGCCGAAGCTCAAAATCCTCTCGCTTCACTCCGGTTGCAATATGGGGAAAGATGGTGATGTTGCTCTCTTCTTCGGACTCTcag GTACTGGAAAAACCACTCTTTCAACGGATCACAATCGGTATTTAATTGGAGATGACGAGCATTGTTGGAGTGAGAACGGTGTCTCAAACATTGAAGGTGGTTGCTATGCAAAGTGCTTTGATCTATCTAGGGAAAAAGAACCTGATATCTGGAATGCTATCAAGTTTGGTACAG TCGTGGAAAATGTTGTTTTTGACGATCATTTTCGAGAAGTTGATTATGAAGACAAATCAGTTACAG AAAATACTCGCGCGGCTTATCCAATTGAGTACATTCCAAATGTAAAGTTACCCTGTATTGGTCCTCACCCGAAGAATGTGATACTATTGGCCTGTGATGCATTTGGCGTGCTTCCACCAGTTAGTAAACTAAGCCTGTCACAGACAATGTATCATTTCATCAGTGGATATACAGCTTTG GTGGCTGGGACAGAAGAGGGTATAAAAGAGCCACAGGCAACGTTCTCAGCTTGTTTTGGTGCAGCGTTTATAATGCTACATCCTACAAAATATGCAGCAATGCTTGCTGAAAAAATGCAAAACCATGGTGCTACTGGATGGCTTGTTAATACTGGTTGGTCTGGTGGAAG TTATGGTTCTGGAAATCGCATTAAACTATCCTATACAAGAAAAATTATTGATGCTATTCACTCTGGAAGCCTCTTGAATGTTGAGTACAAGAAGACTGAGATTTTTGGACTTGAGATCCCTACTGAATTGGAGGGATTCCCCTCAGAAATTCTCAACCCTGAGAACACG TGGTCAGACAAAGCAGCATACAAAGAGACATTGTTGAAGCTGGCTGGATTGTTCAAGAAGAATTTTGAAACCTTCACTGACTATAAGATTGGTGAAGACAACAAATTGACCGAGGATATTCTTGCAGCTGGTCCAATCTTTTGA